A single window of Mugil cephalus isolate CIBA_MC_2020 chromosome 1, CIBA_Mcephalus_1.1, whole genome shotgun sequence DNA harbors:
- the LOC125005534 gene encoding Fc receptor-like protein 5, producing the protein MAIASFCLMLSTLSITPHRSQFFSYETISLKCEANSTGWTVHRRTKTLTPETCAHGWALPGESSCLIEDSYKSDAGVYWCQSATGACSNTINITVTDGVVILESPVYPVTEGDDVTLGCSYRKDEQSPIKSDFPAAFYKDGAFIRKESSGKLIIEHVSKKDEGFYKCQHPSEGASLQSLLTDRKFYVQEVKGKYVSEQPGSDRE; encoded by the exons ATGGCGATTGCATCGTTCTGCTTGATGCTCT CCACACTGAGCATCACTCCCCACAGATCTCAGTTCTTCTCGTATGAGACCATTTCTCTGAAGTGTGAGGCAAACTCCACTGGCTGGACAGTGCACAGAAGAACTAAGACACTTACTCCTGAGACGTGTGCTCATGGCTGGGCACTCCCCGGGGAGTCCTCCTGCCTCATTGAGGACTCGTACAAGTCAGACGCTGGAGTATACTGGTGTCAATCTGCCACGGGGGCATGCAGCAACACCATCAACATCACAGTGACCG ATGGTGTTGTGATCCTGGAGAGCCCTGTGTATCCTGTGACTGAGGGAGACGATGTGACACTTGGCTGCTCCTACAGGAAAGATGAGCAATCACCAATAAAGTCAGACTTCCCTGCTGCCTTCTACAAAGATGGTGCTTTCATTCGGAAGGAGAGTTCAGGGAAACTGATCATCGAACATGTGTCCAAGAAGGACGAAGGTTTCTATAAGTGTCAACACCCCTCTGAAGGAGCGTCACTTCAGAGCCTGCTGACA gacAGGAAGTTTTACGTACAGGAAGTCAAAGGTAAATACGTTTCAGAGCAGCCCGGTTCAGACAGGGAATAG